One window from the genome of Pantoea cypripedii encodes:
- the ilvL gene encoding ilv operon leader peptide, with translation MKALLQVISLVVISVVVIIIPPCGATLGERKA, from the coding sequence ATGAAAGCCCTTCTACAAGTGATTAGCCTAGTCGTGATTAGCGTGGTGGTGATTATTATCCCACCGTGCGGGGCTACGCTTGGAGAAAGAAAGGCTTAA
- a CDS encoding DUF413 domain-containing protein: protein MADSFATTNRFFDNKHYPRGFSRHGDFTIKEATLLERHGYAFNELDLAKREPVTEEERLFLEVCRGIREPQTEAERVWSKYTARIKRPKRFHTLSGGKPQMDSVEDYSDSED from the coding sequence ATGGCGGACAGCTTCGCAACAACGAATCGTTTCTTTGATAACAAACATTACCCGCGTGGTTTTTCGCGTCATGGTGATTTCACCATTAAAGAAGCTACGCTTCTTGAGCGCCACGGTTATGCCTTTAATGAACTGGACCTGGCAAAGCGTGAGCCGGTGACAGAAGAAGAGCGATTATTTCTTGAAGTATGTCGTGGTATTCGTGAGCCGCAAACGGAAGCTGAACGTGTATGGTCGAAATATACCGCACGTATCAAGCGTCCCAAGCGTTTTCACACGCTTTCCGGTGGTAAACCGCAGATGGACAGCGTCGAAGACTACAGCGACAGCGAAGACTAA
- a CDS encoding YifB family Mg chelatase-like AAA ATPase yields MSLSRVLTRAALGVQAPLVTVEVHISNGLPALTLVGLPETTVKEARERVRSAIINSGFAFPAKRVTINLGPADLPKEGGRYDLPIAIAILAASEQLPDAKLTQYEFLGELTLNGSLCGVQAAIPAAMAALHAGRQMILSEQNQQDVGLIREGVTLVGKDLLEICAFLHNQAELTVAHYQPEAPNRETQDLSDIIGQEQGRRALEITAAGGHNLLLLGPPGTGKTMLATRLPGIMPPLSDQEALECAAIASLVSSGNIHRQWRKRPFRAPHHSASLYALIGGGSLPRPGEISLAHNGVLFLDELPEFERKVLDSLREPIESGEIAISRTRAKVTYPARFQLIAAMNPSPTGHYQGTHNRCTPQQVLRYLSRLSGPFLDRFDLSLEIPLLPNGTLSQKQQRSESSADVLQRVLAARQHQIDRSGKVNAHLSNKDIQRWCQLLQDDAKWLEDVLNSLGLSVRAWQRILKVARTIADLAGEPQITRPHLQEAVGYRSIDRLMIFLHKSLE; encoded by the coding sequence ATGTCTTTATCCCGGGTTTTAACACGCGCGGCACTGGGCGTTCAGGCACCACTGGTGACAGTGGAAGTGCATATCAGTAACGGCCTGCCCGCTTTAACACTGGTCGGTTTGCCAGAGACAACGGTGAAAGAGGCGCGGGAGCGGGTTCGCAGCGCCATCATCAACAGCGGTTTTGCCTTTCCGGCGAAGCGCGTCACGATCAATCTTGGTCCCGCTGATCTGCCTAAAGAGGGTGGGCGCTACGACCTGCCGATCGCCATTGCGATTCTCGCAGCCTCAGAGCAGCTTCCAGACGCCAAACTCACTCAATATGAATTCCTGGGTGAATTAACGCTAAACGGCTCGCTCTGTGGCGTTCAGGCCGCCATTCCGGCAGCGATGGCGGCACTGCATGCTGGCAGGCAAATGATTCTCTCTGAACAAAATCAGCAGGATGTGGGTTTAATCCGAGAAGGCGTTACCCTCGTTGGCAAGGATCTGCTTGAGATCTGCGCTTTTCTCCATAACCAGGCAGAGTTAACCGTCGCCCACTACCAACCTGAAGCGCCCAACAGAGAGACACAGGACCTGAGCGATATCATTGGTCAGGAACAGGGACGCCGCGCGCTGGAGATCACTGCGGCTGGCGGGCACAACCTGCTGCTGCTCGGTCCGCCAGGAACCGGGAAAACCATGCTGGCCACCCGCTTACCCGGCATCATGCCGCCGCTGAGCGACCAGGAAGCGCTGGAGTGCGCGGCAATTGCCAGTCTTGTCAGTAGCGGCAATATCCATCGTCAGTGGCGTAAGCGCCCGTTTCGCGCGCCACATCATAGCGCTTCACTGTATGCCTTGATCGGTGGTGGCTCTTTGCCGCGTCCGGGAGAAATCTCTCTGGCGCACAATGGCGTACTGTTTCTGGACGAGCTGCCTGAATTCGAACGCAAAGTTCTGGACTCTCTGCGGGAACCGATTGAGTCCGGAGAGATCGCGATATCACGAACCCGGGCAAAAGTAACTTACCCTGCCCGCTTTCAATTGATTGCAGCGATGAATCCCAGCCCAACGGGTCATTATCAGGGCACGCATAATCGCTGTACGCCGCAGCAGGTATTACGCTACCTGAGTCGTCTTTCCGGCCCCTTTCTCGACCGTTTCGATCTGTCACTGGAGATCCCGCTCCTGCCCAACGGCACGCTAAGCCAGAAACAGCAGCGCAGCGAGAGCAGTGCCGATGTGCTACAACGGGTTCTTGCGGCGCGACAGCATCAAATCGATCGCAGCGGTAAAGTGAATGCGCACTTATCCAATAAGGACATTCAGCGTTGGTGTCAGTTGCTTCAGGATGATGCGAAGTGGCTTGAAGACGTGTTGAATTCTCTGGGGTTATCAGTGCGTGCCTGGCAACGCATCCTGAAAGTGGCAAGAACTATCGCGGATCTGGCGGGAGAACCGCAGATTACCCGCCCTCACCTGCAGGAGGCGGTTGGGTATCGCAGTATCGATCGGTTAATGATTTTTCTGCACAAAAGCCTGGAATAA